The following proteins are encoded in a genomic region of Paralichthys olivaceus isolate ysfri-2021 chromosome 23, ASM2471397v2, whole genome shotgun sequence:
- the cdkn1d gene encoding cyclin-dependent kinase inhibitor 1D isoform X1, producing MNKTDVAMASPSTSTNGSLMASDSALSCLRGIEALKMKSGPVRRNLFGPVDHQQLQQDFQRLLCTSVEVANKRWNFDFQADMPGEDSNIEWEELKCQDVPAFYHSCMVRPVVWPEIEAKKGMRRTSSSSGEASPTSSSSSGEEYLEVTARRCYRRQKPGKRRQSSITDFFKVKKSRLLHYKASSRQ from the exons ATGAATAAAAC GGACGTGGCAATGGCCTCTCCATCAACATCTACCAACGGATCACTTATGGCGTCTGACTCAGCACTCTCCTGCCTAAGGGGCATCGAGGCGCTGAAGATGAAGTCGGGGCCCGTGAGGAGGAATCTCTTTGGGCCTGTGGaccaccagcagctgcagcaggacttCCAGAGGCTGCTCTGCACGAGCGTCGAGGTGGCCAACAAGCGGTGGAACTTCGATTTCCAGGCCGACATGCCGGGAGAGGACTCCAACATAGAGTGGGAGGAGCTCAAGTGCCAGGATGTCCCAGCGTTTTACCACAGCTGCATGGTCAGGCCGGTGGTGTGGCCCGAGATCGAGGCAAAGAAGGGGATGAGGCGGACGTCATCCTCGTCAGGCGAAGCTTCACCGACGTCCAGCAGCTCGTCTGGGGAAGAGTACTTGGAGGTGACCGCCAGGAGGTGCTACAGGCGGCAGAAGCCAGGGAAACGTCGACAGTCCTCTATCACAG atTTCTTCAAGGTGAAGAAGAGCAGACTTCTGCATTACAAAGCTTCCTCTCGGCAGTAG
- the cdkn1d gene encoding cyclin-dependent kinase inhibitor 1D isoform X2, which translates to MASPSTSTNGSLMASDSALSCLRGIEALKMKSGPVRRNLFGPVDHQQLQQDFQRLLCTSVEVANKRWNFDFQADMPGEDSNIEWEELKCQDVPAFYHSCMVRPVVWPEIEAKKGMRRTSSSSGEASPTSSSSSGEEYLEVTARRCYRRQKPGKRRQSSITDFFKVKKSRLLHYKASSRQ; encoded by the exons ATGGCCTCTCCATCAACATCTACCAACGGATCACTTATGGCGTCTGACTCAGCACTCTCCTGCCTAAGGGGCATCGAGGCGCTGAAGATGAAGTCGGGGCCCGTGAGGAGGAATCTCTTTGGGCCTGTGGaccaccagcagctgcagcaggacttCCAGAGGCTGCTCTGCACGAGCGTCGAGGTGGCCAACAAGCGGTGGAACTTCGATTTCCAGGCCGACATGCCGGGAGAGGACTCCAACATAGAGTGGGAGGAGCTCAAGTGCCAGGATGTCCCAGCGTTTTACCACAGCTGCATGGTCAGGCCGGTGGTGTGGCCCGAGATCGAGGCAAAGAAGGGGATGAGGCGGACGTCATCCTCGTCAGGCGAAGCTTCACCGACGTCCAGCAGCTCGTCTGGGGAAGAGTACTTGGAGGTGACCGCCAGGAGGTGCTACAGGCGGCAGAAGCCAGGGAAACGTCGACAGTCCTCTATCACAG atTTCTTCAAGGTGAAGAAGAGCAGACTTCTGCATTACAAAGCTTCCTCTCGGCAGTAG